Proteins encoded in a region of the Nitrospira sp. genome:
- a CDS encoding D-alanine--D-alanine ligase yields MGRLTHDRIGVLMGGRSSEREISLKTGQAVYQALIRRGYDAVTIDVTDRLYRDLEDHKVAIAFLSLHGPGGEDGTVQGFLETLGIPYTGSGVRASAVGMHKAATKMILAAHGIPLPVGTVVRECDRPSLAKVLRQAKLTLPIVVKPVSQGSTIGVSVLRRAGQWGEAFDLAHRYDPEVMVESYIPGHEATVSILGTAAKGPKVLPAIEIVAPDGFYDYSAKYQKGRTRYLCPAPLPSKVTHRINELARRTYEVLGCEGAARVDFRITPRGRPYVLEVNTVPGMTETSLLPMAAAQAGIAYDDLVEHILKSALDRASRFARVVPKG; encoded by the coding sequence ATGGGTCGACTGACACATGACCGGATCGGCGTGCTCATGGGAGGACGATCCTCGGAGCGGGAGATTTCGTTGAAGACCGGTCAGGCCGTCTATCAGGCGCTGATCCGTCGGGGATACGACGCGGTGACTATCGACGTCACCGATCGTTTGTACCGGGATTTGGAGGACCACAAAGTCGCCATCGCCTTTCTCTCGTTGCATGGACCGGGCGGTGAAGATGGAACGGTCCAGGGATTTCTCGAGACATTGGGAATTCCCTATACCGGCTCCGGCGTGCGCGCGAGTGCCGTGGGAATGCATAAGGCGGCCACAAAAATGATATTGGCCGCACATGGTATTCCGCTCCCGGTCGGAACCGTTGTGCGGGAATGCGACAGGCCGTCATTGGCGAAGGTCCTAAGGCAGGCAAAACTGACATTACCGATTGTCGTCAAACCGGTTTCACAGGGATCCACGATCGGCGTCTCCGTCTTGCGCCGAGCCGGCCAATGGGGGGAGGCTTTCGACCTAGCTCATCGCTATGATCCAGAGGTGATGGTGGAGAGTTATATTCCCGGACATGAAGCGACCGTGTCCATTCTGGGAACAGCGGCGAAAGGTCCGAAAGTACTTCCGGCCATTGAGATCGTGGCGCCCGATGGTTTTTATGACTACTCGGCAAAATACCAGAAGGGCAGGACTCGGTATCTCTGTCCCGCTCCGCTCCCTTCCAAGGTGACGCACCGCATCAATGAGTTAGCGAGACGAACCTACGAGGTATTGGGCTGCGAGGGAGCCGCTCGTGTAGATTTTCGCATCACTCCGAGAGGTCGCCCGTATGTGTTGGAAGTCAATACGGTTCCCGGCATGACGGAAACGAGTCTGCTGCCTATGGCCGCAGCTCAAGCGGGAATTGCGTATGACGACTTGGTCGAACACATTCTAAAGTCGGCGCTCGATCGCGCGAGTCGCTTTGCACGGGTAGTCCCAAAGGGGTGA
- the murB gene encoding UDP-N-acetylmuramate dehydrogenase, with amino-acid sequence MKPRVQTDGTKVRPLRVQHRLESAVAGVRGLVRFDAPLKEYTSFHIGGPADVLVEPADVEDIVRLAKQTRAQKLPIFVLGGTNVLVRDKGIRGVVVNLAKLRAIKAEPGAVLYAEGGVGMPTLIGQAIRRSLAGLEWAAGIPGTVAGCVVMNAGTRLGEMKDAVKAVRIVSPKGALIDCPAEAIEFRYRRATLPPGVVVGVWLQLRAGVRADIEKVVKDYLHYRRDTQPLALPSAGCVFKNPLNDSAGRVVEAAGLKGTSVGDAQVSTKHANFIVNQGHASAADVLSLIRRVRARIAQQTGIKLELELNIVGEA; translated from the coding sequence ATGAAGCCGCGAGTGCAAACGGATGGAACGAAGGTACGACCGTTGCGAGTACAACACAGATTGGAATCTGCCGTGGCGGGCGTTCGCGGGCTGGTTCGCTTCGATGCACCGCTTAAAGAGTACACATCGTTCCACATCGGTGGTCCGGCCGATGTGTTGGTGGAACCGGCCGATGTCGAGGATATTGTCCGTCTTGCAAAGCAGACGCGCGCACAGAAACTTCCGATCTTTGTATTGGGTGGCACCAACGTCCTCGTTCGTGACAAAGGAATTCGAGGTGTGGTGGTCAATCTGGCAAAATTACGCGCGATCAAAGCAGAACCGGGAGCCGTGTTGTATGCAGAAGGCGGCGTCGGCATGCCGACGCTGATCGGCCAGGCTATCCGTCGGTCTTTGGCCGGATTGGAGTGGGCGGCTGGTATTCCCGGCACTGTCGCAGGCTGTGTCGTGATGAATGCAGGGACCAGACTCGGTGAAATGAAGGACGCGGTGAAAGCCGTCCGGATCGTATCGCCAAAAGGTGCACTGATTGACTGCCCGGCAGAGGCAATCGAATTTCGATATCGTCGGGCGACGTTGCCGCCGGGTGTTGTCGTCGGAGTATGGCTGCAGTTGAGGGCGGGAGTGCGGGCGGACATCGAAAAGGTTGTGAAGGACTATCTCCATTACCGTCGTGATACGCAGCCGCTTGCGCTACCGAGCGCCGGCTGTGTGTTCAAGAATCCACTGAATGATTCGGCTGGACGAGTCGTCGAAGCGGCAGGACTCAAAGGAACATCGGTCGGTGATGCACAGGTTTCAACCAAGCATGCCAATTTTATCGTGAATCAAGGGCATGCCAGCGCCGCCGACGTGCTTTCGTTGATCAGGAGGGTGCGCGCTCGAATCGCTCAACAGACGGGGATCAAATTGGAGCTGGAATTGAATATCGTGGGTGAAGCATAG
- the murC gene encoding UDP-N-acetylmuramate--L-alanine ligase → MTSTSLRERPEVKVVGERGIRSQTSAGRQRLNRMTLFRKTQQIHLVGIGGAGMSGIAEVLLTMGYKVTGSDLHASETTKRLEELGGKVFIGHQESNVGEAQVVVISSAVAVSNPEVVAAKAKQIPVIPRAEMLAELMRLKFGVAIAGAHGKTTTTSMVANVLAQGGLDPTMVIGGKVNALGSHARLGRGDLLVAEADESDGSFLRLSPTIVAVTNLDREHLDHYGSMERINESFLEFINKIPFYGLAVLCADDDHLTALFPRLVKRYHTYGLRDRDGVAPDFKATDVSLRQWGAEFRTYFRGKNLGPFRLAVPGIHNVSNALVAIAIGFELEIPVDLIRKGLAAFTGVERRFHLRGEAGGIMVVDDYGHHPTEVKATLVAAKQGWDRRLVVLFQPHRYSRTRDCIGEFAHAFDDADLLFTTEIYPAGESPIPGVSGAVLAETIKSAGHPSVSFIERKEMLPDQVLPHLRSGDLVLTLGAGDIWKAGTGILSRLESA, encoded by the coding sequence ATGACATCAACCAGCCTGCGAGAGCGACCGGAGGTTAAGGTTGTTGGGGAACGGGGGATTCGATCACAGACTTCTGCGGGACGACAAAGGCTAAACCGTATGACGCTCTTTCGCAAGACACAACAGATTCATCTCGTCGGCATCGGCGGGGCCGGTATGAGCGGCATCGCAGAAGTCCTCCTCACGATGGGATACAAAGTGACCGGTTCCGATTTGCACGCTTCGGAGACGACGAAGCGACTGGAAGAACTCGGTGGAAAAGTGTTCATCGGTCATCAGGAGTCCAATGTGGGGGAGGCTCAAGTTGTGGTCATTTCTTCCGCCGTGGCGGTGAGTAACCCCGAAGTTGTAGCCGCGAAGGCGAAGCAGATTCCGGTGATTCCGCGGGCAGAGATGTTGGCGGAACTGATGCGGCTGAAGTTTGGGGTGGCTATAGCCGGCGCTCATGGAAAAACCACCACAACATCAATGGTCGCGAACGTGTTGGCGCAGGGTGGTCTTGACCCCACGATGGTCATTGGAGGCAAGGTCAACGCCTTGGGCAGTCACGCCAGGCTTGGACGAGGCGACTTGCTTGTGGCCGAGGCAGACGAAAGCGATGGATCGTTTCTTCGGCTCTCCCCGACCATCGTGGCGGTGACCAATCTGGACCGCGAGCACCTTGACCACTACGGGTCGATGGAACGCATCAACGAAAGCTTCTTGGAGTTCATCAACAAAATCCCCTTTTATGGGTTGGCGGTGCTGTGCGCCGATGACGATCATCTGACCGCACTGTTCCCTCGCTTGGTCAAACGATATCACACCTACGGGCTTCGCGATCGGGACGGGGTGGCACCGGATTTCAAGGCGACCGACGTCAGCCTGAGACAATGGGGTGCCGAGTTCAGGACGTATTTTCGTGGAAAGAATCTTGGCCCCTTCCGATTGGCCGTGCCGGGCATCCACAACGTTTCAAATGCGTTGGTTGCCATTGCCATCGGTTTCGAGTTGGAGATTCCTGTAGATCTGATTCGCAAAGGGCTGGCGGCCTTCACGGGAGTCGAGCGGCGGTTTCATTTGCGAGGCGAAGCCGGTGGCATCATGGTGGTCGACGACTATGGCCACCATCCCACCGAGGTGAAAGCGACCCTCGTTGCCGCCAAGCAGGGCTGGGACCGCCGATTAGTAGTTCTTTTTCAGCCGCATCGATACAGCCGGACGAGGGATTGTATCGGAGAGTTCGCGCATGCCTTTGATGATGCCGACCTGCTGTTCACGACGGAAATTTATCCGGCTGGTGAATCGCCGATCCCGGGAGTTTCTGGAGCCGTCCTCGCTGAAACAATCAAGTCGGCAGGCCATCCATCGGTGAGCTTTATCGAGCGCAAGGAAATGCTGCCGGATCAGGTACTCCCCCATCTAAGATCGGGCGATCTCGTCCTCACACTGGGCGCGGGTGATATCTGGAAGGCTGGAACCGGGATTCTTTCCCGGCTTGAGTCTGCTTGA
- the murG gene encoding undecaprenyldiphospho-muramoylpentapeptide beta-N-acetylglucosaminyltransferase, with protein sequence MTIVIAAGGTGGHLYPAVALAREFLRRDPSTNILFVGTVRGVESKVLAHEGFELALITAKPVMGKGLLDVVKGVLSVPIGIRQSLDILKRRRADLVIGVGGYTSPTMLVAAALKGIARVILEPNAHPGLANKVVASFAQRIFLAFESAGIFFDQRKVRLVGTPIRQEFLVQPTDNASTKQDGRHVLIFGGSQGARAINTAVLEGLPLLNQRLPSLTITHQTGEGDFERVRDVYRSLGIQAKVVAFLYEMPAVLRTADLVVARAGAMTIAELTACGKAAILIPLPTAIYDHQMKNARAMEAAGGAIVLPQAELTGGKLGELIEAVLSNPQRLETMQRKSLEMRRIDAGEVIVDECYALMGVIHDINQPARATGG encoded by the coding sequence ATGACGATTGTGATTGCCGCGGGTGGGACCGGTGGGCATCTCTATCCGGCCGTCGCGCTGGCTCGAGAATTTCTGCGCCGCGATCCTTCCACAAACATTCTCTTTGTGGGGACGGTGCGCGGGGTCGAGTCCAAGGTGCTCGCTCATGAGGGATTCGAATTAGCGTTGATCACCGCGAAGCCAGTCATGGGTAAGGGACTGCTGGATGTCGTAAAGGGAGTGCTTTCTGTGCCTATCGGGATCCGGCAATCACTGGACATTTTGAAGCGGCGGCGGGCTGATTTAGTCATCGGAGTAGGTGGCTATACGAGTCCGACCATGTTGGTAGCTGCCGCCTTGAAAGGAATTGCCCGCGTGATTTTGGAGCCAAATGCCCATCCAGGACTGGCCAACAAAGTCGTCGCTTCATTTGCTCAGAGGATTTTTTTGGCCTTTGAGTCGGCCGGGATTTTCTTTGACCAACGAAAGGTTCGCCTCGTCGGGACACCGATCCGACAGGAGTTCTTGGTGCAACCAACCGACAACGCGTCAACCAAGCAGGATGGCCGGCACGTGTTGATTTTCGGCGGGAGCCAAGGAGCCAGGGCCATCAATACCGCGGTCCTGGAAGGGTTACCTCTACTGAACCAACGTCTTCCCAGCCTGACCATCACGCATCAAACCGGAGAGGGAGATTTTGAACGAGTCAGAGATGTGTACCGATCGCTGGGTATCCAAGCCAAGGTCGTCGCTTTTCTCTACGAGATGCCCGCCGTTCTTCGGACGGCCGATCTGGTGGTGGCTCGCGCCGGTGCGATGACCATCGCCGAACTGACGGCCTGTGGGAAAGCCGCGATTCTGATTCCTCTGCCGACGGCTATCTATGATCATCAGATGAAGAACGCGCGAGCGATGGAAGCGGCGGGAGGTGCCATTGTTCTTCCGCAGGCAGAACTTACCGGAGGGAAGCTGGGCGAACTGATCGAAGCTGTTTTATCGAATCCGCAGCGACTGGAGACGATGCAACGGAAGAGTTTGGAGATGAGGCGAATCGATGCCGGTGAAGTGATCGTCGATGAATGTTATGCGCTGATGGGAGTGATACATGACATCAACCAGCCTGCGAGAGCGACCGGAGGTTAA
- the ftsW gene encoding putative lipid II flippase FtsW produces the protein MPQRSAGTLALPWSTVSPRAPKRVGMDHMLLFVTITLTLVGLVMVFSASAVVAGNRFHDSWYYLKRQLAWLAFGLVLLHAASRVDYIWWKRLAPPLLGLIIVLLVVVLIPSIGVAANGARRWLRLGFISIQPAEVAKLIAVSYLAVYLAKNEDRLQHFSTGLLPVLLIIGVISGLVLMEPDLGTIVVLGLVTAGMLFLGGARVTHLLSLVPVALVGVAVLIWSSPYRWQRFIAFFYPEQDPTGTGFQINQSFLAFGSGGLFGVGLGEGKQKLFFLPEAHTDFVLALVGEELGFLGTGIIVLFFALFVIRGFQISTRARIPFGRYLGIGITTLIGIQALINACVVTGLLPTKGLTLPFVSYGGSSLVISLIGVGILLNISRDRQAGREETRRQSGRGWASRR, from the coding sequence ATGCCACAAAGATCTGCAGGGACCTTGGCCTTGCCCTGGTCTACCGTCAGCCCGCGCGCTCCGAAGCGGGTGGGGATGGATCATATGTTGCTGTTCGTGACCATCACCCTGACGCTGGTCGGCCTTGTGATGGTCTTCAGCGCGAGTGCTGTGGTGGCGGGCAATCGATTCCACGACTCCTGGTACTACCTGAAGCGGCAACTGGCATGGCTGGCGTTTGGTTTGGTGCTTCTGCATGCGGCGTCCCGGGTCGATTACATATGGTGGAAGCGTCTTGCGCCTCCTCTCCTCGGTCTCATCATCGTGTTGCTGGTGGTTGTCCTTATTCCATCGATCGGTGTTGCCGCCAATGGGGCCCGGCGTTGGTTACGGCTGGGGTTTATTTCGATTCAGCCGGCCGAGGTGGCGAAGTTGATCGCGGTGAGCTATCTGGCCGTGTACCTCGCAAAAAACGAAGATCGACTTCAACATTTCTCAACAGGGCTGCTGCCGGTGCTGCTCATAATTGGGGTCATCAGTGGGTTGGTTCTCATGGAACCAGATTTGGGGACCATTGTGGTGCTCGGATTGGTGACGGCTGGCATGTTGTTCCTCGGTGGAGCAAGGGTCACCCATCTTCTCAGTCTCGTGCCGGTTGCTTTGGTTGGGGTGGCGGTGTTGATATGGTCATCACCCTATCGCTGGCAACGATTCATCGCATTTTTCTATCCGGAGCAGGATCCGACCGGAACGGGGTTCCAGATCAACCAATCATTTCTCGCATTCGGCAGCGGGGGACTTTTCGGCGTCGGATTGGGGGAAGGCAAGCAGAAACTGTTCTTTCTCCCGGAAGCGCATACCGATTTTGTGCTGGCACTCGTCGGCGAAGAGCTGGGGTTCCTTGGAACGGGGATCATCGTTCTGTTCTTTGCACTCTTCGTGATCCGGGGATTTCAGATCTCCACCAGAGCTCGAATTCCGTTCGGTCGCTATCTGGGAATCGGCATTACGACGCTCATCGGTATACAGGCGCTGATCAACGCCTGTGTCGTGACGGGATTGTTGCCGACCAAAGGCCTCACACTGCCGTTCGTCAGTTATGGCGGATCTTCCTTGGTAATCAGCCTGATCGGAGTAGGGATTTTGTTGAACATTTCGCGGGATCGTCAGGCTGGACGAGAAGAGACGAGACGGCAAAGCGGACGTGGGTGGGCGAGTCGACGATGA
- the murD gene encoding UDP-N-acetylmuramoyl-L-alanine--D-glutamate ligase — MVGMDITQLTGARVTVVGLARSGVAAVRLLQEAGALVTVADRKDRGELFEMLGSLDQAATRLVLGSDYESALDQAELVIVSPGVPYRLEALERVRRRGTKVISELDLASRFLSAPILALTGTNGKSTTVTLIGRMLQESGKRIFVGGNLGTAISEAAVQSLRAMKMGGPCPYDALVVEVSSFQLETIEQFHPWIAAILNVTVDHQDRYESIDEYVAAKNRIFENQTPSDYALFNLDDSRVAPLRRSARANVLGFTRTQTLPSDLTGGTYLDRDRIMTTIGGRTREICARNEIKIIGNHNIENAMVAATYALLSGCPLGIIRQVLSEFPGLEHALEVVREWRGVRFINDSKGTNVDATLKALESIDQPIWLIAGGRDKGGDFSRLAPTIHRKVKRLILIGEAAPLIAKAMEGYQAIERAGTLREAVELAASEADAGDEVLLSPACASFDMFVDYQDRGRQFKTLVQSLPV, encoded by the coding sequence ATGGTGGGGATGGACATCACGCAGTTGACAGGAGCTCGCGTCACAGTCGTGGGACTGGCACGGAGCGGCGTAGCGGCTGTTCGCTTGTTGCAGGAGGCCGGAGCGTTGGTGACGGTGGCCGACCGGAAAGATCGAGGAGAGCTGTTCGAAATGCTTGGATCTCTGGATCAGGCGGCAACCAGGCTCGTGCTGGGCAGTGATTATGAATCGGCTCTCGACCAGGCTGAACTTGTGATTGTTAGTCCTGGAGTTCCCTATCGGTTGGAGGCCCTTGAACGGGTTCGTCGTCGAGGTACGAAGGTCATCAGCGAACTTGATCTCGCATCGCGGTTTCTTTCCGCTCCTATTCTGGCCTTGACCGGCACCAATGGGAAGAGCACGACGGTTACACTGATCGGAAGGATGCTGCAAGAGAGTGGAAAGCGGATATTTGTCGGCGGGAATCTTGGCACGGCGATCAGTGAAGCCGCCGTACAATCGCTGCGAGCCATGAAGATGGGCGGTCCATGCCCGTACGACGCGTTGGTCGTGGAAGTGTCCAGCTTCCAGCTGGAAACCATCGAGCAGTTTCATCCATGGATTGCCGCGATTCTCAACGTGACGGTGGACCATCAGGATCGCTATGAGTCGATCGACGAATACGTCGCGGCCAAAAACAGAATCTTCGAGAACCAAACTCCGTCCGACTACGCCCTCTTCAATCTGGATGATTCGAGGGTGGCACCTCTGCGGCGAAGCGCGAGGGCCAACGTACTCGGTTTTACGAGGACCCAGACGTTGCCTTCTGATCTGACAGGGGGAACCTATCTCGATCGAGATCGCATCATGACGACCATTGGAGGCCGGACTCGGGAGATCTGTGCGCGGAACGAGATCAAGATCATCGGCAATCACAACATCGAAAACGCCATGGTGGCTGCAACCTATGCGCTCTTGAGCGGGTGTCCGCTCGGTATCATTCGTCAGGTCCTCAGTGAGTTTCCTGGATTGGAACATGCGTTGGAGGTCGTTCGTGAGTGGCGGGGCGTACGGTTCATCAATGATTCTAAGGGCACCAACGTGGATGCGACGCTCAAAGCATTGGAGAGCATCGATCAACCGATTTGGCTGATCGCCGGTGGACGCGACAAGGGAGGGGATTTTTCTCGGTTGGCTCCCACAATTCATCGGAAAGTGAAGCGGCTCATTCTGATCGGTGAAGCGGCGCCGCTGATTGCGAAGGCGATGGAAGGCTATCAGGCGATCGAACGAGCAGGCACATTGCGGGAGGCCGTTGAATTGGCGGCATCCGAAGCTGACGCCGGCGATGAGGTACTTCTCTCGCCAGCCTGTGCAAGTTTCGACATGTTCGTAGATTATCAAGATCGGGGGCGACAGTTTAAAACTCTCGTGCAATCCTTGCCGGTGTAG
- the mraY gene encoding phospho-N-acetylmuramoyl-pentapeptide-transferase gives MLYIWLYPLHTKFSFLNVFRYQSFRIIYAAVTAFLIAFVLAPWVIRKLQEIKLGQQIRDDGPKRHLAKSGTPTMGGILIIFAVTLSTLLWADISRPHIWLVLAATLGFCAIGFVDDYLKFIKARSKGLSASQKFTAQIAIALLVALILYSLPGYTTKLSVPFFKNFMPDLGWFYVVFAVLVIVGSSNAVNLTDGLDGLAIGPVMIAALAYTVVAYVTGHRLMSEYLLIPHIDGAGEMAVFTAAILGSSLGFLWFNTYPASVFMGDVGSLPLGAALGTVAVISKHELLLLMVGGVFVIEAVSVIFQVASYKSRGKRIFLMAPIHHHFEMKGWEEPKVVVRLWIIAILLALLSLSTLKLR, from the coding sequence ATGCTGTATATCTGGCTCTATCCGCTCCACACAAAGTTCTCGTTTCTAAATGTTTTTCGTTATCAGAGCTTTCGCATTATTTACGCCGCCGTCACGGCGTTCCTGATCGCATTCGTGCTCGCGCCGTGGGTGATTCGCAAGCTTCAAGAGATCAAGCTGGGGCAACAAATACGTGACGACGGTCCAAAGCGACATCTGGCGAAAAGTGGAACACCGACGATGGGCGGCATCCTCATTATCTTTGCGGTCACGCTGTCGACGCTGCTCTGGGCCGACATCTCACGTCCCCATATCTGGCTGGTTCTTGCCGCGACGCTGGGGTTTTGCGCCATTGGGTTTGTGGACGACTATCTCAAATTCATCAAGGCTCGTTCGAAAGGACTCTCGGCATCGCAAAAGTTCACGGCTCAAATAGCCATTGCGCTCCTCGTGGCGCTGATTTTGTACTCGCTGCCCGGCTACACCACGAAGCTGAGTGTGCCGTTTTTCAAGAATTTCATGCCCGATTTAGGATGGTTTTATGTTGTCTTTGCCGTTTTGGTGATCGTTGGAAGTTCCAATGCCGTCAACCTCACTGATGGTCTCGATGGGCTGGCGATCGGTCCGGTGATGATTGCGGCGTTGGCGTACACCGTGGTCGCCTACGTCACCGGTCACCGGTTGATGTCGGAGTATCTCCTGATCCCCCACATCGACGGTGCCGGAGAGATGGCGGTCTTTACGGCAGCCATCCTCGGTTCAAGTCTGGGGTTCCTTTGGTTCAATACCTATCCGGCCTCCGTCTTTATGGGAGATGTCGGTTCACTCCCGCTTGGAGCGGCCCTTGGGACGGTGGCGGTCATCAGCAAGCATGAGTTGTTGCTGCTGATGGTTGGTGGTGTCTTCGTGATCGAGGCTGTCTCGGTCATTTTTCAGGTTGCTTCATACAAATCCCGAGGGAAAAGAATCTTTCTCATGGCTCCGATTCACCACCATTTTGAGATGAAAGGCTGGGAAGAACCGAAAGTCGTCGTGCGTCTGTGGATCATCGCCATTTTGCTGGCTCTCTTGAGTTTGAGCACGCTGAAGTTGAGGTAA
- a CDS encoding UDP-N-acetylmuramoyl-tripeptide--D-alanyl-D-alanine ligase has protein sequence MKHQMTLFTVEELREVVSARVLAGEGTGWTKHRIRRISLDTRSLRPGDLFLALRGDRFDGHDFVAAALSRGAVGAIVLDSYDVSRLALNCDSKRTQPFIFGVSDPLHAYQQLAAYHRSRFQIPVVAVTGSNGKTTTKEMVANVMAQRWKILKTEGNLNNRVGVPQTVLHLNDRHKGAVIEMGVDNLGQTARLCEIARPTIGIITNIGPDHLEFFGTMEVSAQAKAELLDLLPCDGTAILNADDPFYDYLAARPRCRVVSFGLSSKADVRARDVKSDGRNGTIFQLLLPGTVCHALVHIRVQGDHNITNALAAGAVGSILGLPGGVIAQGLSRFRSAAMRSQVLVKQGVKLIIDCYNANPASMKAAMQLLVQTEAKGKKIAVLGDMLELGPNADQMHEEVGRFLARQGVDLLVACGGLGRSLATGAKQAGLDPSHILEAPDARAAAAAVKTVVRAGDTVLIKASRGMKLELVADALRGATRTTKKAS, from the coding sequence TTGAAACATCAGATGACTCTGTTTACCGTCGAAGAATTGCGGGAAGTAGTCAGCGCGAGGGTCTTGGCCGGTGAAGGGACCGGTTGGACAAAGCACCGTATCCGGAGGATCAGCCTGGATACTCGGTCTCTTCGACCTGGAGATCTCTTTCTCGCACTGCGAGGAGATCGATTTGACGGCCACGACTTTGTGGCCGCAGCGCTGTCGCGCGGGGCGGTGGGAGCGATCGTGCTCGATTCCTATGATGTGTCGAGGCTTGCCTTGAACTGTGACTCGAAGCGCACCCAACCATTTATCTTCGGCGTCAGCGATCCGCTCCATGCCTACCAGCAGTTGGCCGCGTACCACCGAAGTCGATTTCAAATCCCCGTCGTTGCTGTCACGGGAAGCAACGGCAAGACGACGACGAAGGAAATGGTCGCCAATGTCATGGCCCAGCGCTGGAAGATTCTCAAGACCGAAGGCAACCTGAACAACCGTGTGGGCGTTCCGCAGACCGTGCTCCACCTCAACGATCGACACAAGGGGGCTGTCATCGAGATGGGAGTTGATAATCTCGGCCAGACCGCCAGGCTGTGTGAAATAGCCCGACCCACGATCGGGATCATTACGAACATCGGCCCCGACCACTTGGAGTTTTTCGGAACCATGGAGGTATCAGCTCAAGCAAAGGCGGAGTTGCTCGATCTGCTTCCTTGCGATGGGACCGCCATCCTGAACGCAGATGATCCGTTTTACGACTATCTTGCCGCGCGCCCTCGATGTCGTGTGGTGTCATTCGGCCTTTCATCAAAGGCTGATGTGCGGGCAAGGGATGTGAAATCCGACGGCCGCAATGGGACGATCTTTCAGCTGCTGTTACCAGGAACAGTATGCCACGCCCTTGTTCATATTAGAGTCCAGGGTGATCACAACATCACGAATGCCTTGGCGGCTGGAGCGGTCGGTTCTATCCTGGGTTTGCCCGGTGGGGTCATCGCTCAGGGGCTGTCCCGTTTCCGGTCCGCTGCCATGCGGTCACAGGTCTTAGTCAAGCAGGGCGTGAAGTTGATCATCGACTGTTACAATGCAAATCCTGCCTCCATGAAAGCGGCGATGCAATTGCTGGTGCAAACGGAGGCGAAAGGAAAAAAAATTGCAGTTCTTGGAGACATGCTGGAACTCGGTCCGAATGCCGATCAGATGCACGAGGAAGTCGGCAGATTCTTGGCACGCCAAGGAGTCGATCTGCTGGTGGCTTGCGGCGGGTTAGGGCGAAGTCTCGCCACAGGAGCGAAACAGGCAGGACTGGATCCATCCCATATTCTCGAAGCGCCGGATGCACGCGCCGCCGCGGCCGCCGTGAAAACTGTCGTAAGAGCGGGTGATACCGTGCTGATCAAAGCCTCGCGCGGCATGAAATTGGAGCTGGTCGCTGACGCACTCCGAGGAGCAACACGTACGACGAAAAAGGCTTCGTAA